GCTGGTAGGGTGGACaagaagtttctgcacccctattCTGCCGTCCGAAGTAAAACCGCCGCACCTCCATTcgacttttcgatttttttctggcATAATAccattttacaagaaaactagcAAATATTCACCTTTCATTTATTCGAGTCAAGTTTGACATACCATTAGGAACTCACAAGTCAAAAAAAGGAAGCCTTGTTGTATTTGGATTTCCTTGTATTAGAGCAGTATaggtggaagaaaaatacaaaatttgtggAAGAGTTACGGTGTTTTTGCAGTAGACGGTAGTAATAAGGAGAGTTATTTGGTTACCCtttgaataaattaatttcagCAGAAAGAATGACATAGCCAATTATTACAAGAATAAGGGGGAAAAACTTACCAGGATTGCAATCAGTCAAAAGTGAGCAAATTGATAGCAGAACTTTGGAAATGGTCAGTGCGGGGGACCAGTTATCTTTCAGAATATCAAGACATATCACTCCTTGACTGTTGATATTGCAGTGATAAATCCGAGTCCTGAAAGTGACCTGTGAAAAAGATGCAAAACATTAACCTCTGTAAGTAAAGGGTGAGAGAGCTAACTTTATGTTCAGTTTACATGAAGTCAGTTCTATTTtttgaataagaaaaaatatttttttaagttctaCATCTGAAGCCATAAAAGTGAAATGTTTGTGTTCGTTTTTGCTAGAAGTGTGTGGAGACCGATATTACTAACGTTACTGCAATGGCATGATGATCAAAACATTGCAATAGAAATGCCTTTTGTTTTGGAACAAAAATACTTGTAGGAAACAACAGGTATTGAAAATACTTGTTGAAATTAGGCACTGTTTTATTCTATGtttgagagggaaaaaatcaaagttatCTCCAACGATTTTAAGAGAACAAGTTTTAGCATCTAAGGAACTGCACAGTACGTGTTAACCCATTCCCTCAAAGTGACGAGTGAGACTATTCATGCAACTTGGCTACGCGTATTgccgtgttttgatgttttcacGAGAGATAGCGCCACGTAAATCGACAGATGTTGTCACTAGAAGTAGTGTGACCAACCTGTGCTGGTTTTGTACGGTAATTTCCCTGAATATAGGGAATTTTGTTAGTTTCAAAATGCGAAAGCGTGGAATAACCTCGAAACTAAACCtcattttgcacgcaattttcttgactttattttatttttattccataTTTGAGCGGTTTGGTTGTAATGCAACTATTATTTCTTACTTATATTGGTATTTTTTGGGCTTTCTGACTAATGGcatgtattttttattcaataaataagatttttctcctaaattttgattttttttcttctttctctcgaGAAATTCACCTGACATAAGCTGACTTACTGCAGAAAAAGTGCAACATCCAGGCAAATTTATTTATATGAACATCATACTAATTATAACTAATAAGAATCAGGCCAAAAACTTGCTCCTAATTATCAGGAAAAGCAGAAAATTAAGATGAAACCAAATACAGCTTTTTACAGTGAAATTAAATACTAAATCTGTGCGCGGGTATGCAAAATTAATCAATAAGGGAATGGATTAAAATAATCGAATATACCTTGGGCGGCTTGAAGGGATATTCAGGAGAGAAATGAATATCTAAGAAGAAAACTCCTCCCTCATATACTGAGCCGGGAGGTCCTAGGATTGTTGATACCCATTCATAGAAATTATCTCCTTTGGGTCCAGCACTGAAACAAGACGACAAAATACATTTGAATTGCTCCTTAAAGCACATGAGACTCAAGAATACTGGAAGAAATAGTTTCATatcgcagggtgtctactaaaacaggctggtcaaaaataagtactttttcagttcattctcaaaaaattcagtaactcctccaacagaaaaattccgtactttttcagtaactCCATTTGACgatattagaaaaatttcaaaaatttgaaattgcgagaaaagtgacaaaaaatttaaagagaattccggacctttttgtggaatttccgcacttttccagtatttcgggacccttaaaaaatcagtactatttacTGACTTTCCaggaattccggacttgtagacaccctgtatcgTCATTGAAAATACAGGTTTGTCTTCAAGCGTTCCTGACAGAAAAAAGAACTGACAGTGGGATAAAGTTTGAATGCAATCAAGTTGAATTTAGGTCCCTAATTGAGCGGTACTAAGACTTCATACTTCATTAATCTGTCTTATCCATTCATTGACAGGTACGACACTTTACAGCTTTTGATAAATTGTGAGGCAACTAACATCGAGATCTATTAGAAACCAGGAGTTTAGCTCGTGTAAGACTATTCAGTATTCTCACAGAGGAACAAAGTACATACAATTCTTTGTCTTTTCCTGACcttcaaatgaaatttcctcccaatttttttgttctgtTTATATTTAAACACTGACTTCAACAAAACTTGGGATAAAATTATCACATAAAGCTAATATTGGGCCATTaggtaattttcaaaagaaaacttttttgagctttttacaTTGCCTTCCAGAAATCAAggcaaatctgaaattttacatGAGGCAAACTGAGGCATTcggtgcagaaagggcacttcTCCGCTGAAGCATTTCAGAGTCTCTACTGCTGATTCATACTTTAGGGACAAATCAGCGTAAAGTAAGTTCAAAATGCAAAGTTCCCGAAATTTTTGGTTCAGAGCATTGtaaaatcgtgaagaatatTTGATAAAGGTTTGAAAGAATTACATACATTTTCTATGATAACggtaaataaatgaaacatTAGCAGAGATTCTATGACaatgcaaccaagaaatgctttTTCTGCACCCAGTGCTTGAATTATTATGTGATGTAAATAcaaaatcaagagaaaaaatcGATCATACTAGAATTTCATGTTCTTGCAGTAGTTTTCACATCCAAAAGTAAGCATGATTTAGGAATGATTCAATTTTAATCATGAACTTACCTGCAATTTGGGGGTGGGTCCAAGGTGATTTCCGCTAATTCTTTTTGTATCCTAGAGAAGAAAAGAGGCAACTATGAAATTGGGTATTTAGAAAACCactttaagtaaaaaaaattggccagATGACTACAACTAGATAAACTTTCATTGGGatcagaaatattttttgaatcaCGGAAAATCATGTCAACGAGATtccaaaaatacttttttatcatcatcatcaatgAAAATAAGGTTGACGAAAATTGCCGAGGTAAATACAAGAAGATTAACTTTCATTGGGATCAGGAATATTTGTTGAATCACAGAGAATCATGTCAACGAgattccaaaaatacatttttatcatcatcatcaatgAAAATGAGGTTGACTAAAATTGCCGAGGTAACTACAAGAAGATTAACTTTCATTGGGAtcaggaatattttttgaatcATGGAGAATCATGTCAACGAGATtccaaaaatacttttttatcATCATCAATGAAGATAAGGCTGACAAAAATTGCCTAGGTAATACAAGAAGATAAACTTTCATTGGGATCAGAAATTGACTTTCATTAGGATCTAACAAAATAATATAACTTTCATTGGGATCAGAAATATTGATTGAATCATGGAAAATCATGTCAACGAgattccaaaaatacatttttaacatcATCATCAATGAAACTAAGGTTGACTAGATACTGTTTTCCATTATTCATTACAATCAGAGATGCTTATTGAATCATGGAAAATCATGTCAACGAGattccaaaataatttttatcatcATCAATGAACGTGTGGTCAACTGTTGCATCGCCTGAGCAaggattcataatttttcttaaagaagaaaatcaagACTCTTCAAAGGCTTTAAAAGAAGTTTTAAATAGTGAAATCACAGATTTGCAAAGATCTTTCAAAAACTTCCGAAGATATTTTGAGGGGTTTTGTGGGCgaacaaaaaaaatgctcttAAAAGTGGAGGCTTCCTTGCCTTCTTCTTTGCTTATTTTCATGTGTAAGAAAGCGAATTCAAACAGTGCTATTTGAGATTCTAGAGATACACCTATGCAGAAGAAAACAAGACTATTCTTTTAGGTGGTTTTGAACTATGCAACAATGTGAATACAAGTTTTGTTACTATGGTTTGCCAAATTCAATGTATGAAAATTGGCAAATACCTTTTCGCAGAAGTACTTAAAGCCTTGGACATTTTTGGATTAGGTTTAATATCACGATTCTCAGATTTGGGTGATTCAGCAACTGATGAGACTCCGCCACGGCCTCGGCCAGTACCACTGGAACCTGCTCCGGACATCAGTGGCTCTGAAAATGAAATCAGACAATAATAATTAAGTCACAGTGCCTAATTACAGAATGATTGCCTTTCTCATAACACTCTACTCTTTCTTTACTTCAAAAGATACTGAACTGAAAACAGGGAAATAGCAAGCCATGAGTGCCATTGAATTTCTGCGAACGCGAACCATCCTCGGGAAAAACAGGCGCACGGCCGCACTCCTACAATGAGCGTCATACAGTGCTTACTACATGCCAGGCTTTATCAAATAAGCTGAGGGCATGTGTTTACTCTGCTTTACCCcccccctagct
The genomic region above belongs to Bemisia tabaci chromosome 8, PGI_BMITA_v3 and contains:
- the Ubc2 gene encoding ubiquitin-conjugating enzyme E2-24 kDa — protein: MSGAGSSGTGRGRGGVSSVAESPKSENRDIKPNPKMSKALSTSAKRIQKELAEITLDPPPNCSAGPKGDNFYEWVSTILGPPGSVYEGGVFFLDIHFSPEYPFKPPKVTFRTRIYHCNINSQGVICLDILKDNWSPALTISKVLLSICSLLTDCNPADPLVGSIATQYLQNREEHDRIARLWTKRYAT